The window CGACCGGCCGCAGATTGGCGATCCGTTCTGCCGGAAGGAAGAGCAGACTGGTCCTGAGCCAGGCCTCATAGCAGTAGTCGAGGATGCGACAGGTCTGCATGAAGCTATCGACCCAGCCGATACAAGCCTGCCGGCGGCGGCAGACGTTGAGAATACGGTCGTTGATGAGCTGGAGTACGGTGTCACCATAGGCCGGCAAAGCGTCGGTGGACAGGATATAGACCTCGGGCGGCTCGTCGCGACGAGAGAGCCAGTCGATACCACGGTCGAAGGCCGAGAACTCCCAGGCGGAATTGTCGCCCCCGATGTGAACCAGCGAGCCCGAAACCTGATGCTCCCAGTCGCCGGACATGGCGTTGTCAACGACGACATAAAACGGATCGGCGGTAAGCCCGGAGAGCGCCGCGAACAGCCGCGGCAGGGTGTGGGGGTACCGGCTCCGATCGTGCTGGACCAGGACCACACCGACCCGCGGCGCCGATCCGTTGCCTTGTTTGAAGGTCATCGTCAGCGCCTCAGCTCTGGCAACCGATCTCGAGCTGGTCGAGTAGACCTTCGACAGCTTCAGTAGCCACCGTACGAGAGAACCGCGTCCGGACTCGCTCCTGCCCGGCTTGCGACAGTCCCTCCCAGAGCCTTCGGTCACGGTAGACCTCGACCACCGCGTTGGCAAAGTCGACAGGGTCGTCGGCGATCATTCCATCGACGCGGTGCTTCAGACCGACGCCCTCCGCCGCCACTGAGGTCATCACGCACGGCACACCTTCGGCCAGGCTCTGGGTCACCTTGCCCTTGACTCCGGCCCCCCAGCGCAGCGGAGCCACCGATAGGCGACAGCCCGAAAGATAGGGCTCGAGATCGCGAACGTGGCCGCGAACCACGACTTGATCGCTGGCCAGCCGATGGATCGAGTCCGGCGCCTTGCTGCCGACCAGATAGCACACCGCCGAAGGGAGCGCGAGGCGAATCTTGGGCAACACCTCGCGGATCAACCACAGGGCGGCGTCGACATTGGGAGGATGCTCGAAGCCGCCGACGAAATAGAACCCCTGACGTCGGTCGAAGCCTGGCACTTGCTCGCGCACGCCGTGGATCAGCGAGACCAGGTGGACGTCGTGTCCAGGCAGCTCACGAGCCAGCATCTCGCCTTCGACCTCGCTGACGACCAGTGTGGCGTCGGCGCGCGCGGCAATGGCGAACTCTTCGGCGCGGACCCGCTCCGCGTCCGCAACGAGCGCTTCGTTCGCCTCGATGGCGGCCCGGCGCTCCAGGCGGAGGAATTGGAGATCCACCGTGTCGAAAACCAAGCGGGCCTCCGGACAAAGCTCGCAAATCATGTCGATGCAGCCTTTGGCGATGTGGAATCGTGACACCAGCACGAGATCGAACCGGCGACCGTTCTCGAGCAGGTACGAACGAACCGACGAGACATGCGGCGTCGCGACCACCGCGACATCTCTGTGCTCGAGGCGGCGACAGTACGGTTGCGCGGCGAACAGGTTCTCCGGCAGAAAAGTGACCTCGAAGCCGAGATGCTGGAAGACGGTGATCAGCTCCATCATGCGTAGCGAGCCGGCGTCCTGGTCCGGCGTGGGCAGGCGGTGGTCGATGATCAGAACCCGTCGTTGGCTTCTCGGCTCGAGCGCCACCTGCTCTACCCTTAGCGGCTTCGCTGCGGGAACCTCGACCTGCCGTCGATTCGCCGAAAACCAGTTCGGCCGCAAGGAGGTCAGCCACCGAGTGATGCCGGCGTAGACCTTCCAAGAACGACTGCCCCAGAGCAGATCGATCAGCTCGCGGGACCGGTTCGCGGCAAACTCGATCGCCCGCGACTGCTCAGCCCAGTACACGTGATCGTCGAAATGCCGCTCGGTCTGCTGGGAAACCACCGCAACCTGGCGCTCGAGTCCGTCGACAGCGCGCTGAATCTGCTCCAGTGAGCGGCGACCCGACCTTTGCCGGTGTTCACGCTCAGCCTGCCGTCCGGCCAGTCGCTCGATCTCCTGTTGCTGAAAGATGAGACTGTCTCGATTCCAGCTCACGGCATCGTCGCGCTGGCGGTCGCACTCGGATTTCACGATCTCCTGCGAAGAGAGATGGTCCAGTCGCTCGTCGACTCCGACCAGCCGCCGTTCGAAGCGCTCTTCGACTTCCGACAGTCGCTGGATCGACTGGCCGAGGATTTCGAGCGCGCCCTGCAATTGGCGGATGCGCTGGCCGCGCTCCCGGCGCTCTTTGTCGACCCGGGTCGCCCAACACAGGCGCTCCTCAAGCTCCCCTTGCAGCTCGAGAATGCGGCGGGCGCGGGCCTCGGACTCACTCGCGAGCTCGTGCACCCAGTCAGTACGCTCGTCGAGCTCCGCCTGGAGCTGGACCATCTGGTGGCCGCGGCGGGCCGACTCTTCCTCGACTTGCTGCGCCCAGCGGGTGCGCTCCTCGAGCTCCGCCTGTAACTCGACGATGCGGCCATCGCATCGGCGAACGGCATCGGTCTCGCTGACGTGGAACGAGTCCTCGCCGACAATACTGGCGACATCGCCTTGCTCGTCCGAGCACAGGGCGAGGAGGTATGGAGACTCGTCTGCAGCGCCGTTCCCCGCCAGCCGGAACGAGGTCGGCGGCCCGACCGAACGGGCGGACCAGCGTTGCGAGCTGATCGTGGGTGCGGCACAGCGACGGTAGGCACCCTCCGTCGGCGATTGGCTAAACAGCTCAACCTGCGCGAAGTCCTCGCCCAGAACCTGCCTCAGCTCATCGGGAGTGAACCCATGGGTGTGGAAGGGATTCGGCTCGACCCCCGGCTCGCGACGGTTGAGGCGGGTGTTTGGCGTCGAGACCACAAACAAACCGCCGGGCCGCAGGAGTCGCTTCGTTTCCCTGAGGAAACGGCGGTAGGACGCCAGGCGCTCGATGAGTTCGAAGGACACCACCGCGTCGAAGGAATCGGGAGCCAGTCCAGCCATCTCGCAGTCCGTAACGCAAAAGCTCACACCAGGGCACTCGTATCGCGACCTGGCGAAGAGGATAGAGGCTGCTGAAACGTCCGAACCGACAACCCGGCGGGCGCCTCCCTGGCGTAGCATCGACGAACCGAAGCCAGTGCCGCAGCCAAAGTCGAGTACCTCGAGATCGCGCACCAAACGAGCCGCGAATCCGTAGCGAGAGACATGCTCGAGAAGAAGTTCGCCGTCTAATTTGCCCGGAACGACCCGCTCGCCGGTGAATTCGAGTTCGAACATCAGACTCTCCCCGTCCCCAAGTCCGCACCGTTCGGTCCACCCATCTGCGCTTCACCCCTTCCCCGGACAGCCGACCGGACCGATCGCTTAATTCAATTCACCGAACAGGCTCGTTTCAGCCCGTTCTCGGCGAATCTCAGGGTGAATCTTGAATCTAACCTTGGAAGAAGGCCTTCGAGAAAGTTTCGATTTTCGTTCCCGTCGCCGTACGAGTGACTCAGTTGGCGGGCCCGCGCATTTCCCTGCAATTCCTCAACGAAAACAACATCCAAATCAGAGTTCGCAGTATACCTTGCGACAAAATTTATATTAAAATATTGATAACAAATTTAATATGGTTTGATTCGACTTATCTGGTCCAGAACCAGGCCGGCCAGGATTTAAAAGACGCAAGCAAGTCTCAATTTTGAGGCGACTAGAAATCGACTTCTAAATCACGATTTCCGGATTCGAGCCACCAATCGGCGATCTTCCTGCCGACCACCGAGTATCCCGCTGCGGTCATGTGAGCGTCGTAAGGCCAGTACAGGCGCTGCCCCTCCGCCTCGGCCCGTGAAAGAGCCGGCGTCAGGTCGAGAAACGGCACAGCGAGCCGTTGGCAGGTCGATGCGAGATCGCGGGCATGGCGTTGGAAGGCTGGCGCCGTCAGCGTCTCCGCGGCGATCGGCCCGGACATCCGTCTCTGCTCGGGCAGGTAGCGGTCCGTCACTTGGTTGAGGGAGGGGAGAAACACCACCCACAAGCGAGTACCCTGGCGGTCGGTGAAGCGATCGAGAGCGCTCAACACCGGGGAAAGATCCACCGGCTCGACGAGCACTCGCTCGCTGCGGCGCAGTAGGTTGGTAATCGCGGGGTTGAGCCGCCCGGCCAGCATCGATTCAGCGATCTCGGGCTCGACGAACCGGTGGATGTTCTTCACCAGCTGCGGATCCGCGGCGAGCCGAGGCTCGATTGCCAGTGGGGTGGGCGTAGCGCTAGCGGGTCGGTGCCAACGCAGCGGCATCTGGTGGCCGCTGCGCAACCGGCGAACAACCTCGATCAAACGTGGTTTCCAGCGCTCGGTGCGCCCGAGATCGGGTTCGCCGGTCAGCAGGGTCTCGGGAGCTTCGGGAATCCGATAAACATCGTTCATGTAGAGCACGAGCACCAGATCGTCGGGTCGGAAGGTCGACACAGCGTCGCGAGCTAAAGCCAGGTATTCGTCGAGGCCGAAACCCCCGGCTCCCAGATTGAGCGCCTCAACCCGGTCTCCTCGGCGGCGCAGGAAGTGCTCGAACTCGGCGGTCAGGGTAGCGCCGCCGGGGGCGCCGTATCCCTCGACGAAGCTATCCCCAATGAAGGCAACGCGGCGGGTTCCCCGGCGTTTGCTCAGGCGCCATTGACGATCGTGGAAACCGTAGAGATTGAGCTGGCGAGTAAAGGAAGTACCGTCCGGCTCGGACCACCACCAGAGGGTTCGATGAGCCAAGTTCGCTCCACCGGCGCCGGCACCGGCGTTGGCGTAGCCGAGGCGGTTGAAATGGGGCAGGTCGGCCAACGGAAAGAGCACCCTTGCCAAAACTTCGAACGTCGTCAGCGAGATCATCAGGCCCAGAGCCAAGGTGCGTATTTTTCTACTCAGCCGACTCATGCCAGGACTCGGATCGGGAACGTCGAGAAAAGGGTCTTTGTACGGCTCTCGTCGCTTCGGGACTGCCTTGATATTTTTCTCCGTTCGGTCAAGGTTGATATGCGGGAGGTTATATTACGCCGAATCGCCGACGATGGCGCCGGCCGCTGATCGGCGACCCTCTGCCGAACTTTCGCCAAAGGGCCTCTCACGATGCAGACTTTGACTTCGCCCTCCAGGCCGCCGCTCCATGCTCGCGCCAGGCACTGCCTGACGGCTTGCTCGCTGCTGGTTGGTGCTGCCACCCTGTGCTGCGGGCCACCACCTCCGGTCTCCGAACTGGCGCAAGCTCTTCCGGTGGCACCGGGTACCAACGTCCTGGTCGTCACCTTTGACGCCCTGCGTGCCGATCGGCTCGGTGCCTACGGCTACGAGCGGCCCACCTCGCCGAGGATCGACGACTTCGCCCACGAGGCAGTGGTCTTCGAGCGCGCCTGGTCGACGGCACAGGCGACGCCGACCTCCTTCGCCGCCGCCTTCACCGGTCGTTGGCCGAGCCGCGTCTTTCAAGGCTGGGAGTTGGTTCCCGACGTCCCGACCGTCGCCCAGACTTTCGCCGCTGCCGGCTACCAGACCCGATTCGTCTCGGCTCAAGTGCAACTGGTGCCGGTGCGCGGCTTCGGCCGTGGCTTTGAACGCTACGAGATCATGCTGAGGACGCCGGAGAACGATGCCGACAACGACAACGTAGTCGACGACGAGGCGGTGCTCGAACGCTTCGTCAACTGGCTCCGCAAAGAGGCTCGGCCGCCGTTTTTCGCCTGGATTCATTTCATGGCTCCCCACTCCCCCTATCGCGTTCGGCCACAATCGGCTCATCTCTACCGGGCAGGCTATACGGGACGTTTCGCTACCACCACCGGCCACACCTTTTCGATCGAGACGGACGACGAATTGGAGCGAGTCCGGGATCTCTACGACGGCCAGGTACTCTTTGCCGACCGCACCTTCGGCCGCCTCCTCGACACGGTGGAGGAACAGGGGCTGGCCGGCAGCACCGTGGTCGTTCTCAGTACCGATCACGGCGAAGAGCTGATGGACCACGGCGGTGTCCAGCACTCGACGGTCTTCGAGGAGGTCATCCGGATTCCACTGATGATCCGACATCCCACCACCCGACGCGCGCAGCGCAGCCATCTACCGGTCTCGAACGTCGACCTCTTCCCAACCCTGGTCGAGATGGCCGGCCTGGAGCCGCCGGCCGGGCTCGACGGCGACTCGCTGCTCGGTCCGCTCGACGAGAACAGGTTGCGGCTGGCGATCGCCATGACCCATCGCACCGACCACTTCGTCGCGGCGGCGCGGGGCAACGAGAAAGTGATCGTCGACTGCCGTCAGGCGACAGGTGCGCTCTACGATCTAGCCGCCGACCCCGGCGAGCACGACAACCTAGTGGACCGCAGGCGCCGCCGGTACCATGAATTGATCGGCGAAGTCACCGAGCGCCTGGGAAGCTCCCCCTGTCGGGCGGTCAAACAGGCGATTGGCGGCCGGGCGGAAGACGCTGGACTGGACGAAGAGACCCGCGAAGGCCTCATCGCCCTTGGGTATTTAGGTGGCGGCAACCGAGCAGCGTCACCCAGAGAATCGGGCGAAGGGCTTTGGGCCGAACCCGATCCGATCCTGGCCTGCGAAGGTCTGATGATCGGGCGCACCCTGCTGTCATGGCGGTTCAAAGACGCCACGGGACCGCTGGAGATCCGCGTGGGTGCGCCGGACGGCAATCTGTTGGGGTCCGTCCCAACCGTCGGTTCGATTGCCACCGGTTCTTGGGTGACCGACGGTATGGAATTCTTCGTCGTCTCGCCCAGCCTCGGCGAGGTTCTCGCGTCGCGCTCCGTCGCGGTGACCATGGAAGGTTGCCCGGGCTGACCCACTCAACGGTTCGGCTCTGGTGAGGCCGGCAAGCGGGCAGATCTGGTGTTACTGGCAGCCCCGAGCTTGCTCGGCCGCTGCACAAGATCGTAGCTTGGACTAGAGAGGCAGAAGGTATGGCCACAGAAACCGCACACGTTTTCGTAAGCTATAGCCAACAAGACATATTTTGGCTCAATCGATTGACCGTACATCTGCGCCCGCTTGTACGGAAGTTCGGTCTCGACGTTTGGTCCGACACCCGACTCGAGGCCGGCGCAGACTGGCAAGGCGAAATAGATGCTGCCATCCGCAAGGCTCGGGTGGCGATATTGCTCGTTAGCGCCGACTTCCTAGGATCTGACTTCATAGCCGACAACGAACTGCCCCCTCTGCTCGAGAAAGCCGAGCGAGAGGGAACTCTCATCCTGCCAGTTGTCGTCAGTCCCTGCAGATTTCTTGAAACCAGAGAACTCTCTCAGTTTCAATCCGTCAACAATCCGTCTCGTCCACTCTTGGCTATCAGCAAGGCCGAGCAAGAGCATGTCTTCTTGAATCTTGCTATCCGTATCGAGAAAGAGCTGAAGCGTCTATCACCTCTCGGCCTCACGACCGCCGATCGAAGCCCTACCGTCTCAAAGGCCACCACAGGACCCGTCATCAAAGCGGTAGGAATTGGTGGAGGTGGGTGCAATACGATCGAACATATCGCTGAACGAGGGCTCAAGGGAGTTGAGCTGACATGCTTGAATACCGACGTGCAAGCGCTAACGGGACGATCTGCTGACCATGTGATTCAGATTGGCAAAAATCTCACCCGAGGACTCGGAGCAGGAGGCGACCCCAAAATTGGAAATCGAGCGGCACTCGAATCCGAAGAGGAAATACGAAACCTCCTCGCTCCGACAGACCTCTTATTCGTAACCGCCGGCATGGGTGGGGGAACCGGTACAGGTGGCATTCCGGTTTTGACACGAATCGCCAAGGATCTTGGCGTTCTTTGCGTTGCAGTCGTCACAAAGCCGTTCGGCTTTGAGGGAAAAGTACGATCGAGAGTGTCCAGCACCGGAATCAAAGACCTACTGAAATACGTCGACTCTCTGATAGTGATTCCCAACGACAGGGTGTTCGCCGTAGTAGATTCTCAGGAGTCCCTCCATGCAGCCTTCGCTCGTGTCAACGAAGTACTGAGATGGATTGTTGAAGGCATCTCATACCTCCTACTTCAACCAGGCCTCATCAACGTCGACTTCGCCGACCTTCGAACGGCCATGAAGGCAAAGGGATACGCAAAGATGGGAACTGGCATCATCTCAAAGGAAACAGCAACAGCCAGAGAGGCAGCTTTAACAGCGCTAGAAAACCCTCTTACCGAAGACCTTGTACCCGGAAGCGAGCAGAGCGTCCTAGTCAATGTCGTCGGAGGTGAGGACCTGACGATTGGAGACATCGAGCTTGCGGGAGCCGAGATCGGCCGACGCTTCCCGGAAGCCACCGTCATAACGGGCACTGCGATCTCAAAAGAACTCAAGGGGGAAATCCGTGTAACTGTTGTTGCGACAGGATATACAGATGTCAACAGCGAATTGACCAGCCTCAGCGGAACAAAAATGTGGACAGCCGAGTAGATCCGACAGGAATCAAAAGGAGACCGACGGGAACGGAGACCGTCTCCTGTTCGTAGATCAGAAGAAGCAAACCATGAAACGGGAGTCACGATGACGCGTCAAAAAAACGTTCTTGCGAACACTCTCATCACCCTTGCGGTGATTGCAACGACGATCTTCACGTCGACCGCAGAGGGCGAAGAGGCACCAAGCCTCGCTCCGTTCGTCGACCAGTATTCCAGCATCGAAAGCGTGTACATGAAAGCCTCGGCGGTCGTCTACATCGGCACACCGGAGGGTACTCGCGAGGGAAATGTTTCCTTCGAGTACTGGGAGGCCGACAACAGATACCGAATCAACAGCCGAGCCGACAAAGAGCTCGGTCTAGCAGAGGATACGGATGTCGCATTCGACGGGGAACAATTTCAAATCTGGCTCTTGGAGTCGGACATCCTGTCGATGGGCAAAGAGGACTCCAGAAATCCAACGGCTGCGATGATGAATCCCCTCTTCCTACCGGTGGATTTTCTTCGCACTGCCGATTCCGGAGATCTGCTGCTTCGATTGTCGGATGTCGTCGAACGAGCCGGCCAAGTCGAGAATGCCGAGCCGATCCCGGCCGCAGCATCGGCAAGTACGGCAGGTCAGCTCGCGTTCGTCGCGAAAGACGATAGTGGAAGTTACCAAGTCAGCGTCGCGCGGCATGCCGAAATGTGGGTGCCGGAGACGATCTCTCAGAGGAAGAGCGATTCTGGAATTCTCGGCAAAATCGAACTCAAGGACTACCGGTCGGTCGATGGAATCGTCCTGCCGCAAAGCCTTTCGGCGAGCGCTCTGGACGACCAGGGCCAGCCGGTGATGCGAGCCGAAGTGTTGGTGACGGACCTTGAGGTGAATCAGCCCATCCCGGACAGCGTCTTCGCCCTTGCGGGAACCGAGAAGACCAAGCGAAGGAACTCGGACACCCAGAACTCCTCCAACCCACCGTGAGAAGCGACAGCGCGGCTCGAGAGCGGGTTGACCCGCAGCGCGGGTCCGGCCACCGGAAGAACCCGTTCCGTGCCGTCCGCGCCCACCCCCCGATGGTATCCTCGCCGCCGTGAAGGCTCTTGCCGGCAGGCTTCTGCTCGTTTGCTCCGCCGCCGTTCTGGCGCTCTCCCCGGCCCTGGCGCAGCCCGCCACCTCGGTGAGTTCGGTGTCCTCCGTGATGACCGCCGAAGGACCGTTGTTCCCACTGCAGCCGCTGGTGGATCAGCTCGGCGGCACGCTGACGCCGGGACCCGATGATCAGGGCTTTCGCCTGCAGCTCGATGAGCACACCTACATCTTCGGCCCGGAGAGCGGCTCGCTGGTGGTGGACGACGAGGAACTGGTGCCGCTGCGGCCCGCCCCCATCGGCGGGTCGCAGGGAATTCAGGTGCCCCTCGCCTTCCTGCGGGCGACCTTCGGTGAGGTGATGGGCTACCGCTTCGGCTGGATCGAGGCGGAATCTCGGCTGGTGATCGAGCCCCGCGGCTCGCGGGAGCTGCCGGTACTGGTGGACGTGGTCAACCTGCAAGGGTTGACCACCGTGGTGCTGCAGTTTCCCGAAGCCCCGCGCTACCGGGTGGAGGATTCCCTCGGCGGCCCGGTGCTCCACCTGCTCGACGACCGCATCGCCCCCACCGCCTGGCGCTTCGAAGACAGCGATCCGCTGGTACGCAACATTAAGATTCGCGACCGCCGGGTGGAGCTGGACATCTCCGTGGATGCCTCCTACGACACCTACACTCTGGAGTCCCCCTTCCGGGTGGTGTTCGATGTGCACCCGCGCAGTCAGCGTTCGGCGACCCTGCCCTCGAACGACCTGATCGAGCCCCCGCGGCCGAGCGCCGGCCTTCGCACCATCGTGCTGGACCCCGGTCACGGCGGCGGCGAGACCGGCGCCCTGGGTCCCTCCGGCACGCAGGAAAAGGATCTCACCCTGCTGCTCGCCCGGGCCCTCAAGACGCGCTTGGAGAGCCGCCTGCCGGTACGGGTGCTGCTCACCCGTACCGAGGACACGGAACTGGCCCACGACAGCCGCACCGCCCTGGCCAACCAGAACAAAGCGGACCTGTTCATCTCCCTCCACCTGAACTCCGTCGCCGGCGGCAAGAGCGCCCACGGCGCCGAGACCTATTTCTTGAGCCTGCAGGCGAGCGACGCCCGAGCGGCGCGCTCGGCGGAGTGGGAAAACCAGGGCGCCGATGCGGGCAGCGAGACACCGCCGCCGTCGGACGCCGGCGACCCGCTCTACGATCTCCAGCTCATCCTGTGGGACCTCGCCCAGAGCGAACACCTGATCGAAAGCCAGCGCCTCGCGGCCCTCATCCAGGAAGAGCTGAACGGCGCCCTCGGCCTGCGCGACCGCGGGGTGAAGCAGGCGCCCTTCCGGGTACTGATGGGGGCGGCCATGCCGGCGGTGTTGGTAGAGCTGGGCTTCATCAGCAATCCCGAGGAGGAGCGCAAGCTGCAGGACGCCGGCTACCGCTCCCAGCTCGTGGACGCGGTAACCCGCGCGGTGGTGCGCTTCCGGGCGATGATCGAAGGCCATTCCGTAGACGACGAGGCCACGGAGCCGACGGAATGACCGCCCTCCGGCGCGGACCCCTTTGGGGCTTTGCGCTGCTGGTCACGATCTGGATCGGCTGCGGCGGCGCCGCACCCTCGGCCGAAGACGACACGACGGCGGACGACACCCGGACCTCCGGCCAGACGATCAACCTCTACTTTCCGGGCGAGGGCGG is drawn from Acidobacteriota bacterium and contains these coding sequences:
- the ftsZ gene encoding cell division protein FtsZ, with product MATETAHVFVSYSQQDIFWLNRLTVHLRPLVRKFGLDVWSDTRLEAGADWQGEIDAAIRKARVAILLVSADFLGSDFIADNELPPLLEKAEREGTLILPVVVSPCRFLETRELSQFQSVNNPSRPLLAISKAEQEHVFLNLAIRIEKELKRLSPLGLTTADRSPTVSKATTGPVIKAVGIGGGGCNTIEHIAERGLKGVELTCLNTDVQALTGRSADHVIQIGKNLTRGLGAGGDPKIGNRAALESEEEIRNLLAPTDLLFVTAGMGGGTGTGGIPVLTRIAKDLGVLCVAVVTKPFGFEGKVRSRVSSTGIKDLLKYVDSLIVIPNDRVFAVVDSQESLHAAFARVNEVLRWIVEGISYLLLQPGLINVDFADLRTAMKAKGYAKMGTGIISKETATAREAALTALENPLTEDLVPGSEQSVLVNVVGGEDLTIGDIELAGAEIGRRFPEATVITGTAISKELKGEIRVTVVATGYTDVNSELTSLSGTKMWTAE
- a CDS encoding N-acetylmuramoyl-L-alanine amidase, translated to MKALAGRLLLVCSAAVLALSPALAQPATSVSSVSSVMTAEGPLFPLQPLVDQLGGTLTPGPDDQGFRLQLDEHTYIFGPESGSLVVDDEELVPLRPAPIGGSQGIQVPLAFLRATFGEVMGYRFGWIEAESRLVIEPRGSRELPVLVDVVNLQGLTTVVLQFPEAPRYRVEDSLGGPVLHLLDDRIAPTAWRFEDSDPLVRNIKIRDRRVELDISVDASYDTYTLESPFRVVFDVHPRSQRSATLPSNDLIEPPRPSAGLRTIVLDPGHGGGETGALGPSGTQEKDLTLLLARALKTRLESRLPVRVLLTRTEDTELAHDSRTALANQNKADLFISLHLNSVAGGKSAHGAETYFLSLQASDARAARSAEWENQGADAGSETPPPSDAGDPLYDLQLILWDLAQSEHLIESQRLAALIQEELNGALGLRDRGVKQAPFRVLMGAAMPAVLVELGFISNPEEERKLQDAGYRSQLVDAVTRAVVRFRAMIEGHSVDDEATEPTE
- a CDS encoding sulfatase, coding for MAPGTNVLVVTFDALRADRLGAYGYERPTSPRIDDFAHEAVVFERAWSTAQATPTSFAAAFTGRWPSRVFQGWELVPDVPTVAQTFAAAGYQTRFVSAQVQLVPVRGFGRGFERYEIMLRTPENDADNDNVVDDEAVLERFVNWLRKEARPPFFAWIHFMAPHSPYRVRPQSAHLYRAGYTGRFATTTGHTFSIETDDELERVRDLYDGQVLFADRTFGRLLDTVEEQGLAGSTVVVLSTDHGEELMDHGGVQHSTVFEEVIRIPLMIRHPTTRRAQRSHLPVSNVDLFPTLVEMAGLEPPAGLDGDSLLGPLDENRLRLAIAMTHRTDHFVAAARGNEKVIVDCRQATGALYDLAADPGEHDNLVDRRRRRYHELIGEVTERLGSSPCRAVKQAIGGRAEDAGLDEETREGLIALGYLGGGNRAASPRESGEGLWAEPDPILACEGLMIGRTLLSWRFKDATGPLEIRVGAPDGNLLGSVPTVGSIATGSWVTDGMEFFVVSPSLGEVLASRSVAVTMEGCPG
- a CDS encoding glycosyltransferase codes for the protein MFELEFTGERVVPGKLDGELLLEHVSRYGFAARLVRDLEVLDFGCGTGFGSSMLRQGGARRVVGSDVSAASILFARSRYECPGVSFCVTDCEMAGLAPDSFDAVVSFELIERLASYRRFLRETKRLLRPGGLFVVSTPNTRLNRREPGVEPNPFHTHGFTPDELRQVLGEDFAQVELFSQSPTEGAYRRCAAPTISSQRWSARSVGPPTSFRLAGNGAADESPYLLALCSDEQGDVASIVGEDSFHVSETDAVRRCDGRIVELQAELEERTRWAQQVEEESARRGHQMVQLQAELDERTDWVHELASESEARARRILELQGELEERLCWATRVDKERRERGQRIRQLQGALEILGQSIQRLSEVEERFERRLVGVDERLDHLSSQEIVKSECDRQRDDAVSWNRDSLIFQQQEIERLAGRQAEREHRQRSGRRSLEQIQRAVDGLERQVAVVSQQTERHFDDHVYWAEQSRAIEFAANRSRELIDLLWGSRSWKVYAGITRWLTSLRPNWFSANRRQVEVPAAKPLRVEQVALEPRSQRRVLIIDHRLPTPDQDAGSLRMMELITVFQHLGFEVTFLPENLFAAQPYCRRLEHRDVAVVATPHVSSVRSYLLENGRRFDLVLVSRFHIAKGCIDMICELCPEARLVFDTVDLQFLRLERRAAIEANEALVADAERVRAEEFAIAARADATLVVSEVEGEMLARELPGHDVHLVSLIHGVREQVPGFDRRQGFYFVGGFEHPPNVDAALWLIREVLPKIRLALPSAVCYLVGSKAPDSIHRLASDQVVVRGHVRDLEPYLSGCRLSVAPLRWGAGVKGKVTQSLAEGVPCVMTSVAAEGVGLKHRVDGMIADDPVDFANAVVEVYRDRRLWEGLSQAGQERVRTRFSRTVATEAVEGLLDQLEIGCQS
- a CDS encoding GDSL-type esterase/lipase family protein; this translates as MSRLSRKIRTLALGLMISLTTFEVLARVLFPLADLPHFNRLGYANAGAGAGGANLAHRTLWWWSEPDGTSFTRQLNLYGFHDRQWRLSKRRGTRRVAFIGDSFVEGYGAPGGATLTAEFEHFLRRRGDRVEALNLGAGGFGLDEYLALARDAVSTFRPDDLVLVLYMNDVYRIPEAPETLLTGEPDLGRTERWKPRLIEVVRRLRSGHQMPLRWHRPASATPTPLAIEPRLAADPQLVKNIHRFVEPEIAESMLAGRLNPAITNLLRRSERVLVEPVDLSPVLSALDRFTDRQGTRLWVVFLPSLNQVTDRYLPEQRRMSGPIAAETLTAPAFQRHARDLASTCQRLAVPFLDLTPALSRAEAEGQRLYWPYDAHMTAAGYSVVGRKIADWWLESGNRDLEVDF